The proteins below come from a single Limosilactobacillus reuteri genomic window:
- the asnS gene encoding asparagine--tRNA ligase — protein sequence METITISEAPKHVGETVKIGVWLTDKRSSGKIAFLQLRDGTGFFQGIIRKNDVSEEKFNSAKHDLHQETSFWVTGEIAEDKRSKFGYEIHIKDFDIVGESEDYPIGNKEHGIDFLLDNRHLWLRSRKPWALMRIRSRVKLATMEFFEKHGFTQFDAPELTGSAPEGTTELFETDYFDRSAFLSQSGQLYAEAGAMALGRVYTMGPTFRAEKSKTRRHLMEFWMIEPEMAWMHQDESLKIQEQYIAYLVQDLIDHCARELEMVGRSVESLKPFTELPYPRITYKEAIEMLQKGGFDVEYGADFGSPEETYLADQFQKPVFILNYPKEIKAFYMPEDPEDSRQVICADLLAPEGYGEIIGGSERSYDYEYITNKLEENGLSKEDYGWYDDLRKYGSIPHSGFGMGLERFLAWITLQDHIRENIPFPRMLNRLNP from the coding sequence GTGGAAACTATTACAATTAGTGAAGCACCAAAGCATGTTGGGGAAACAGTTAAAATTGGTGTTTGGTTAACTGATAAGCGTTCAAGCGGTAAGATTGCATTCTTGCAACTCCGTGACGGAACTGGATTTTTCCAAGGAATCATCCGTAAAAATGATGTTTCTGAAGAAAAATTTAATTCTGCTAAGCATGATTTACACCAAGAAACCAGTTTTTGGGTAACCGGTGAAATCGCTGAAGACAAGCGTTCAAAGTTTGGTTATGAAATTCACATCAAAGACTTTGACATTGTTGGCGAAAGTGAAGATTACCCGATCGGTAACAAGGAACACGGAATTGATTTTTTGCTTGATAACCGTCATTTATGGTTACGTTCTCGCAAGCCGTGGGCATTAATGCGGATTCGAAGTCGTGTTAAGCTTGCGACAATGGAATTCTTCGAAAAGCATGGATTTACTCAATTTGATGCTCCAGAACTAACTGGAAGTGCTCCTGAAGGGACAACAGAATTATTTGAAACTGACTACTTTGATCGTTCTGCTTTCCTTTCACAATCTGGTCAATTATATGCAGAAGCTGGCGCCATGGCATTAGGCCGCGTCTATACGATGGGTCCTACTTTCCGTGCTGAAAAGTCAAAGACTCGTCGTCACTTAATGGAATTCTGGATGATCGAACCAGAAATGGCTTGGATGCACCAAGATGAAAGTCTTAAGATTCAAGAACAATACATTGCTTACTTGGTTCAAGACTTAATTGACCACTGTGCACGCGAACTTGAAATGGTAGGGCGTAGTGTAGAAAGTTTGAAGCCGTTCACTGAATTACCATATCCACGAATCACTTATAAGGAAGCCATTGAAATGCTTCAAAAGGGTGGCTTTGATGTAGAATACGGTGCGGACTTTGGTTCACCAGAAGAAACCTACTTAGCCGACCAATTCCAAAAGCCAGTCTTTATCTTGAACTACCCTAAAGAAATCAAGGCTTTCTACATGCCTGAAGATCCTGAAGATTCTCGCCAAGTTATCTGTGCGGACTTGCTTGCTCCAGAAGGCTACGGTGAAATCATTGGTGGTTCTGAACGTTCCTACGACTACGAATACATCACAAACAAGCTTGAAGAAAACGGCTTAAGTAAAGAAGATTACGGTTGGTACGACGATTTACGGAAGTACGGTTCAATTCCACACTCTGGATTTGGAATGGGACTTGAACGATTCCTTGCCTGGATTACTCTCCAAGACCACATTCGTGAAAACATTCCATTCCCACGGATGCTTAACCGTTTGAACCCTTAA
- the asnA gene encoding aspartate--ammonia ligase, protein MDLTIPKDYDPRLSIRETEAAIRYIRETFQDEFGKELNLQRMSAPMFVEKSTGLNDNLNGVEQPVSFEMKDMPSETVEVVHSLAKWKRLALKRYGFGMHEGLYTNMNAIRKEEDLDNFHSIYVDQWDWEKIISKDERTEETLKDTVRDIFKVIKHMEHEVWYKFPQAVYHLPDEIHFVTTQELEDRWPDLTPLEREDKIAKELGAVFVMKIGDKLQRSGKPHDGRAPDYDDWSLNGDIIFWYEPLQRRIEISSMGIRVSPESMKYQLEQADATDREKLPFHKMLLNGELPYTIGGGIGQSRLCMLLLGKAHIGEVQASIWPEDMIKKCEENHIQIL, encoded by the coding sequence ATGGACTTAACTATTCCAAAGGATTACGATCCACGTCTTTCAATTAGAGAAACTGAAGCTGCTATTCGTTATATTCGTGAAACTTTCCAAGACGAATTTGGTAAAGAGTTAAACCTTCAACGGATGTCTGCACCAATGTTTGTTGAAAAGAGTACTGGATTAAACGATAACTTAAACGGTGTTGAACAACCAGTATCGTTTGAAATGAAGGATATGCCAAGCGAAACTGTTGAAGTTGTCCATTCTCTCGCTAAGTGGAAACGTCTTGCTCTTAAGCGGTACGGTTTTGGTATGCATGAAGGTCTCTACACCAACATGAACGCCATTCGTAAGGAAGAAGACCTCGATAACTTCCACTCAATTTATGTTGACCAGTGGGACTGGGAAAAGATTATTAGCAAGGATGAACGAACAGAAGAAACCTTAAAGGATACAGTTCGTGATATTTTCAAAGTGATTAAGCATATGGAACACGAAGTTTGGTACAAGTTCCCTCAAGCTGTTTACCATTTACCAGATGAGATTCACTTTGTTACAACGCAAGAGCTTGAAGATCGGTGGCCAGACCTCACCCCACTTGAACGGGAAGACAAAATCGCTAAAGAGCTTGGTGCTGTTTTTGTAATGAAGATCGGTGACAAGTTGCAACGCAGTGGTAAGCCTCACGATGGTCGAGCACCTGACTACGATGACTGGAGCTTAAACGGTGATATTATTTTCTGGTATGAACCTCTTCAACGCCGGATCGAAATTTCAAGTATGGGAATTCGGGTTAGTCCAGAATCAATGAAATACCAACTTGAACAAGCCGATGCAACTGATCGTGAAAAATTACCATTCCATAAAATGTTGCTCAATGGCGAATTACCATATACAATTGGTGGAGGAATTGGTCAATCTCGCCTTTGTATGCTCCTTCTTGGCAAAGCTCATATTGGAGAAGTACAGGCAAGTATTTGGCCAGAAGATATGATTAAGAAGTGTGAAGAGAACCACATTCAAATTCTATAA
- a CDS encoding Rrf2 family transcriptional regulator produces MKYSYKLSDAVHLLSYLHIYQDGDLSSKAIADSIESNPSVVRQLMSDLRTAGLIVTRKGAAEPRLAKKPREINLFDIYQAINMDHDLLHVDPKTNLKCIVGGNIQASLEKYYDQIQAAAFNEMKQISLADVIDDILQRQSTKLDLLKKQI; encoded by the coding sequence ATGAAATATTCATATAAACTAAGTGATGCTGTTCACTTATTAAGCTATTTGCACATTTATCAGGATGGTGACTTATCTAGTAAAGCGATTGCTGATAGTATTGAGTCGAATCCGAGTGTTGTTCGTCAATTAATGTCAGATTTGAGGACTGCTGGTTTGATCGTAACTAGAAAGGGGGCTGCTGAACCGCGGTTAGCTAAAAAGCCACGAGAGATTAACCTGTTTGATATCTACCAGGCAATAAATATGGATCATGATTTACTTCATGTTGATCCAAAAACTAATTTGAAGTGTATTGTTGGTGGAAATATTCAGGCGTCATTAGAAAAGTATTATGATCAGATTCAAGCAGCAGCTTTTAATGAGATGAAGCAAATTTCATTAGCAGATGTAATCGACGATATTCTACAACGCCAAAGTACAAAGTTAGATTTATTAAAGAAGCAGATTTAA
- a CDS encoding M1 family metallopeptidase, producing MAKLERFYNTFQPDHYDVFIDINRAKKTINGKTTITGNATDPQIAINQKNLQVTGVQADGQELDFNIDNDAEAVRITLPQTGKVTFTVTYNTKLTDSMMGIYPSYYEVDGEKKQIIGTQFETTFARQAFPCVDEPEAKATFSLAIKFDEHSGETIIANMPEDHVENGIHYFEPTVRMSTYLVAFAFGELQSKITETKGGVKVGVFATKAHQPKELDFALDIAKRAIEFYEDFYQTPYPLPHSWQLALPDFSAGAMENWGLVTYREAYLLLDPDNTSLEMKQLVATVITHELAHQWFGDLVTMKWWDDLWLNESFANMMEYVAVDALQPDWHIWELFQTSEAPMALQRDATDGVQSVHVDVNNPAEIDALFDGAIVYAKGSRMLVMVRALLGDKALREGLKNYFAAHKYSNATGADLWKALGDASGLNIGKIMNSWLEQPGYPVVTAKINDDGDLVLSQKQFFIGDGKDVDRQWQIPLNSNYDEAPQIMAEQELNLGNYQALHDKNGQPFRLNLGNNSHFIVKYDDTLLNDILNHTDELDPITQRQLLQDLRLLAQGQQISYASLIPLLKQFKDSPSAIVNAELYQIANSLKMFAKPDSPAEQELRQFFDLLSKDQVKRLGWLPKDDESNDDQLTRPYILSASLFAHNNDSITQAHQIFTENQDKLESLSADIRGLVLKNEVQNFGNAELFDKLIKAYQQTADASFKQDLRMAIPNTTDPALVAKVVSYFEDADVIKPQDLRAWYRGLLANKAGQQAAWNWLRDEWQWLNDTVGGDMEFATFITVTAGVFHTPERLNEFKDFFEPKLNTPGLTREIKMDISVIESKVNLINKEQTAVNDAIAQQ from the coding sequence ATGGCAAAACTCGAACGCTTTTATAATACTTTCCAACCTGACCATTATGATGTTTTTATCGATATTAATCGAGCAAAGAAAACTATTAATGGAAAAACAACTATCACTGGTAACGCGACTGATCCTCAAATTGCAATTAATCAAAAAAATTTGCAGGTCACTGGTGTTCAAGCAGACGGTCAAGAATTAGACTTTAATATTGATAATGATGCCGAGGCAGTTAGGATTACCCTTCCGCAAACTGGTAAAGTAACTTTTACTGTAACTTATAATACTAAGTTAACTGATTCGATGATGGGAATTTATCCATCATACTATGAGGTTGACGGGGAGAAAAAGCAAATTATCGGGACTCAATTTGAAACAACTTTTGCTCGGCAAGCTTTTCCCTGTGTCGATGAACCAGAGGCTAAGGCTACCTTCAGTCTAGCAATTAAATTTGATGAGCATTCTGGTGAAACCATTATCGCTAATATGCCAGAAGATCACGTTGAAAATGGCATCCACTACTTTGAACCCACTGTGCGAATGTCCACTTATCTTGTTGCCTTTGCATTTGGAGAACTCCAAAGTAAAATTACTGAAACAAAGGGTGGCGTTAAAGTAGGTGTATTCGCAACGAAAGCGCACCAACCAAAAGAACTTGATTTTGCATTAGATATTGCTAAGCGGGCAATCGAATTTTATGAGGATTTCTATCAAACTCCGTACCCTCTTCCCCATTCATGGCAGTTAGCTTTACCTGATTTCTCTGCCGGTGCAATGGAAAATTGGGGATTGGTAACCTACCGGGAAGCTTACTTATTACTCGATCCAGACAACACTTCCCTTGAAATGAAACAATTAGTTGCAACTGTCATCACACACGAACTAGCTCACCAGTGGTTTGGTGATCTTGTGACAATGAAGTGGTGGGATGACTTATGGCTTAATGAAAGTTTTGCTAATATGATGGAATATGTTGCCGTCGATGCTCTCCAGCCTGACTGGCACATTTGGGAACTTTTCCAAACTTCAGAAGCTCCAATGGCATTACAACGAGATGCAACTGATGGTGTTCAATCCGTTCATGTTGATGTTAACAATCCGGCCGAAATTGATGCCTTATTCGATGGTGCGATTGTTTATGCCAAAGGATCGCGAATGTTAGTAATGGTCCGGGCTCTTTTAGGTGACAAAGCGTTACGAGAAGGTCTTAAGAATTATTTTGCTGCTCACAAATACAGTAATGCAACCGGAGCTGACTTATGGAAAGCCCTTGGCGACGCATCGGGACTTAACATTGGAAAAATCATGAATTCATGGCTTGAACAACCAGGCTATCCTGTTGTAACAGCAAAAATTAATGATGATGGCGATTTAGTATTGTCACAAAAGCAATTTTTCATTGGTGATGGTAAAGATGTTGATCGTCAATGGCAAATCCCACTTAATAGCAACTATGATGAAGCTCCACAAATTATGGCGGAACAAGAACTCAACCTTGGAAATTATCAAGCATTGCACGATAAGAATGGTCAACCATTCCGTCTAAACCTCGGCAATAATTCACATTTCATCGTAAAATATGATGATACGCTACTAAACGATATTTTAAATCACACTGATGAATTAGACCCGATTACCCAGCGTCAACTTCTTCAGGATCTGCGGTTACTTGCCCAAGGACAACAAATATCTTATGCGTCATTAATCCCATTATTAAAGCAATTTAAAGATAGTCCTTCAGCAATTGTTAATGCCGAACTATACCAAATAGCTAATAGCCTTAAAATGTTTGCTAAACCTGATTCTCCTGCTGAACAAGAACTACGACAATTCTTTGATCTATTAAGTAAGGATCAAGTAAAGCGGCTTGGTTGGTTACCTAAAGATGATGAAAGCAACGATGACCAATTGACGCGCCCTTATATCCTTAGCGCTTCACTATTTGCACACAATAATGATTCAATTACTCAAGCTCACCAAATCTTTACTGAAAATCAGGATAAATTAGAGTCTCTTTCGGCGGATATTCGTGGTTTAGTTCTTAAAAATGAAGTTCAAAACTTCGGGAATGCTGAATTATTTGATAAATTAATCAAAGCTTACCAACAAACAGCGGACGCAAGCTTTAAACAGGACTTGCGAATGGCAATACCAAATACAACTGATCCAGCATTAGTTGCAAAAGTTGTTAGTTACTTTGAAGATGCTGACGTCATTAAGCCACAAGATTTACGAGCATGGTATCGTGGCCTTCTTGCCAATAAAGCAGGTCAACAAGCTGCCTGGAATTGGCTTCGTGATGAATGGCAATGGTTAAATGACACAGTTGGTGGCGATATGGAATTTGCTACCTTTATCACTGTCACTGCCGGCGTTTTCCATACTCCTGAACGATTGAACGAATTTAAAGACTTCTTTGAACCTAAACTTAATACACCAGGTTTAACCCGAGAAATTAAAATGGACATTAGTGTAATTGAAAGCAAAGTCAATTTAATTAACAAAGAGCAAACAGCTGTTAATGATGCAATTGCGCAACAATAA
- a CDS encoding SDR family oxidoreductase translates to MKKVFVVGGSGRVATDLIKDLVATGNEVTAGARHPEKVIKLNHVTAVELNLHDSVEKIAELMKGMDAIYFVAGSRGKDLLETDAMGAVKTMQAAEKDGIKRYIMLSSLYALQPEMWSKVPSLASIMDYNIAKFFADNYLISNTNLDYTILQPANLTEEPGTGKIQIGEGSATSNPISDVAQTLADILQHDNTIGHVIMMRSGDTPIEEALDQI, encoded by the coding sequence ATGAAGAAAGTATTTGTTGTCGGTGGTTCAGGCCGTGTTGCTACTGACTTAATTAAAGATTTAGTTGCCACTGGTAATGAAGTTACAGCTGGTGCTCGCCATCCGGAAAAAGTTATTAAGTTAAACCACGTTACTGCTGTTGAATTGAACCTACATGATAGTGTTGAAAAAATCGCTGAATTAATGAAAGGCATGGATGCAATTTACTTTGTTGCCGGATCACGTGGTAAAGATTTACTGGAAACTGATGCGATGGGAGCAGTTAAAACAATGCAAGCTGCTGAAAAAGACGGCATTAAACGTTACATTATGTTAAGTTCGCTATATGCTTTACAACCTGAAATGTGGTCAAAAGTTCCATCATTAGCTTCAATTATGGATTATAACATTGCCAAGTTCTTTGCTGATAATTATCTTATCTCAAATACAAATCTTGACTACACTATCCTTCAACCTGCTAATTTAACTGAAGAACCCGGTACCGGTAAAATCCAAATTGGTGAAGGCTCTGCAACTTCTAATCCGATTTCAGACGTTGCCCAGACTTTAGCCGATATTCTACAACACGATAATACAATCGGCCACGTCATCATGATGCGGAGTGGAGATACGCCGATTGAAGAAGCACTAGATCAAATTTAA
- a CDS encoding aminopeptidase C: MTEEHDLTSKMVEKLKKEFHSRKDAEIIARAIQKNGIKAASEDPTASERLHRAFSYEIKTGKPTNQRHSGRCWSFAALNTLRHKFATKYKFKDFELSQNYLFFWDRIERANMFFQKIIATADKPLHDRTVDFYLSFALNDGGQWANAASIIEKYGVVPEYVMPDTHNTKDTSDVAEVFDSLMRKDAIELRAMVQTNASATELQEAQERMMGDVYKIAAYSFGEPPAKFDLEYRDDDKKFHQVLGLTPLKFYHEYFDTNLSDYVVVTNAPDHEMDRSYLMPAQDSVVDGLPIKFVNVPFAELQEGAIKQLQAGETVWVGNDVLQQMDRKRGLMDAKLYHREELLDVDFVMDKKHRLETKQAVVSHAMTLTGFDMVNDQPTRWKIENSWGKDNGDNGYFVMTQDWFEEYTYEAVINKKYLSDRVKKVAASEPVTLPAWDSLQ; this comes from the coding sequence GTGACTGAAGAACACGATTTAACCTCAAAAATGGTTGAAAAATTAAAGAAAGAATTTCATTCACGTAAAGATGCAGAAATTATTGCCCGGGCAATACAAAAAAATGGGATTAAAGCTGCGAGTGAAGATCCAACGGCAAGCGAACGTCTTCATCGAGCATTTTCTTATGAAATTAAGACGGGGAAGCCAACCAACCAGCGTCATAGTGGACGTTGCTGGTCTTTTGCAGCATTAAATACATTACGTCATAAGTTTGCAACAAAATATAAGTTCAAGGACTTTGAATTGTCACAAAATTATCTATTTTTCTGGGATCGAATTGAACGGGCAAATATGTTTTTCCAGAAGATTATTGCAACTGCTGATAAGCCTTTGCATGATCGAACCGTTGATTTCTACCTTAGTTTTGCATTAAATGATGGTGGGCAATGGGCTAATGCTGCTTCTATTATTGAGAAATATGGTGTTGTTCCAGAATATGTAATGCCTGACACACATAATACGAAGGATACTTCAGATGTAGCCGAAGTATTTGATAGCTTAATGCGCAAAGATGCAATTGAATTACGTGCAATGGTGCAAACTAATGCCAGTGCAACGGAATTACAGGAAGCACAAGAACGAATGATGGGTGACGTTTATAAGATTGCAGCCTACTCATTTGGTGAACCGCCTGCAAAATTTGATCTTGAATATCGGGATGATGATAAAAAGTTCCACCAAGTTCTTGGCTTAACGCCATTAAAGTTCTATCATGAATACTTTGATACAAACTTAAGTGACTATGTTGTAGTTACTAACGCTCCTGATCATGAAATGGATCGGAGTTATTTAATGCCAGCGCAAGATAGTGTGGTTGATGGTTTGCCAATTAAATTTGTTAATGTTCCTTTTGCAGAATTACAAGAAGGAGCCATCAAACAATTGCAAGCTGGTGAAACAGTTTGGGTTGGGAATGATGTTCTCCAACAAATGGACCGTAAGCGAGGCTTGATGGATGCAAAATTATATCATCGAGAGGAATTGCTTGATGTTGATTTTGTAATGGATAAGAAGCACCGTTTGGAAACTAAGCAAGCCGTCGTTTCTCATGCAATGACATTAACAGGCTTTGACATGGTAAATGATCAACCTACACGATGGAAGATTGAAAACAGTTGGGGTAAAGATAATGGCGATAACGGATACTTTGTAATGACCCAAGATTGGTTTGAAGAGTATACTTATGAGGCTGTTATTAATAAGAAGTACCTTAGCGATCGAGTAAAGAAAGTAGCTGCCAGTGAACCCGTTACTCTACCAGCTTGGGATTCTTTGCAGTAA
- a CDS encoding MFS transporter, protein MAKEKSIFTKDVVLVMAASFFFMFSNMYCNPLINGYAQDLGASSAFAGIIVGMMSIVSMFLRPIAGNLTDRFSKYSLAFWGGILCFIGVAGYVLTPNSTFLLICRLVNGLGFVLCTVCMTTWLSYLVPFNHVGEAMSFYGLMNALAMACAPAVSINLYRIIGYRAAMVISALSALLVVVTIQFVSNRAQPAAHSVKQSGFHIKIIQRDAIPVALLTALFAIPYFATQADIVEYAEQRHLSIAVGAYFLIYAVVLLLSRLFLRTQFDTVRFEPWLILSTVATIFYLIMLSIMKNNIEMALAAAGMAFGYGIIYSVCQSTAMMLAPDNERGLASSTFFLGLDIGMTLGPIIGGIIDSTLPVKYFYPVMLFIVPLVIIIFLVNRKKLNSAIDQH, encoded by the coding sequence ATGGCGAAGGAAAAATCGATTTTTACAAAAGATGTTGTGCTCGTAATGGCGGCTTCGTTCTTTTTTATGTTTAGTAATATGTACTGTAACCCATTGATTAACGGTTATGCTCAAGATTTAGGCGCATCAAGTGCTTTTGCAGGTATAATCGTTGGAATGATGAGTATTGTTTCAATGTTTTTGCGACCAATTGCTGGTAATCTGACTGATCGTTTTTCAAAATATTCATTAGCTTTTTGGGGTGGAATATTGTGCTTTATTGGGGTTGCAGGTTATGTGTTAACGCCTAATAGCACTTTCTTGTTAATATGCCGTTTGGTTAATGGATTAGGATTTGTATTATGTACAGTTTGTATGACAACCTGGCTATCATATTTAGTTCCATTTAATCATGTTGGCGAAGCAATGAGCTTTTATGGACTGATGAACGCTTTGGCAATGGCATGTGCCCCCGCTGTATCAATTAACTTATATCGAATTATTGGTTATCGAGCTGCAATGGTGATTTCAGCATTATCGGCTTTACTGGTTGTTGTCACAATTCAGTTTGTCAGTAACCGCGCTCAACCGGCAGCACACTCTGTAAAACAAAGTGGCTTTCATATTAAAATCATTCAGCGAGACGCTATCCCGGTTGCCCTTTTAACAGCTTTATTTGCTATCCCATATTTTGCAACGCAGGCAGATATTGTTGAGTACGCTGAACAACGTCACTTATCTATTGCTGTTGGTGCTTATTTCTTAATTTATGCTGTAGTTCTTTTACTTAGCCGATTATTCTTACGGACCCAATTTGATACTGTCCGTTTTGAACCATGGTTGATTTTAAGCACGGTTGCAACAATCTTTTATCTTATTATGTTAAGTATTATGAAAAATAACATTGAAATGGCACTGGCAGCTGCTGGAATGGCATTTGGCTATGGTATTATTTATTCCGTTTGTCAATCAACTGCAATGATGCTAGCTCCAGATAATGAACGAGGGTTAGCAAGTTCGACATTCTTTCTCGGCCTTGATATTGGAATGACGCTTGGGCCAATCATCGGGGGGATTATTGATAGTACGTTACCTGTGAAATATTTTTATCCCGTAATGCTATTTATTGTCCCGTTAGTTATTATTATTTTTCTAGTAAATCGAAAGAAACTGAATAGTGCAATTGACCAGCATTAG
- a CDS encoding PLP-dependent aminotransferase family protein: MTQFKYSKRVPADGTDAVGAILQAAADPKIISFAGGLPAPELFPVKEMKATVDKVFEEHGQEAMQYGAAKGVTALREVIQQHVKEKENVDSELDNVLVTTGSEQALDLVGKAFVDPGDTVLVEQPTYLCALDVFRSYGANFASVEMDEDGMKMDALEEALKANPNTKLIYTVPNFQNPTGRTMTEERRKQLAELAEKYDVYVLEDNPYGEIRFAGQHVPAVKSFDKSGHVLYMSTFSKTLAPGFRLGWLVADEDVVNKLTVLKQSADLHTDNLAQFAVAQFFADNDVDAHVKEISDLYGKRKDLMLEGIKKYFPEGVKYTNPEGGMFLWVEVPGVDDTVELFKECLEHDVAFVPGDPFFAGEAQPGAFRLNYSNMKEDQIEVGLKRLGAALTAAVNK, translated from the coding sequence ATGACACAATTTAAATATTCAAAGCGTGTTCCAGCAGATGGTACGGATGCGGTTGGTGCAATTTTACAAGCAGCGGCGGATCCTAAGATTATTTCATTTGCTGGGGGATTGCCGGCACCCGAATTGTTTCCTGTTAAAGAAATGAAAGCAACTGTTGATAAAGTTTTTGAAGAACACGGTCAAGAAGCCATGCAGTATGGGGCAGCGAAGGGAGTCACAGCTTTACGTGAGGTTATCCAACAACATGTGAAGGAAAAAGAAAATGTGGATTCCGAATTAGACAATGTTTTAGTAACAACGGGATCAGAACAAGCCTTAGATTTAGTGGGCAAGGCTTTTGTTGATCCGGGTGATACTGTATTAGTTGAACAGCCAACGTACCTCTGTGCTTTAGATGTTTTTCGTTCTTACGGTGCTAATTTTGCTAGTGTTGAGATGGACGAAGATGGGATGAAGATGGATGCTTTAGAAGAAGCACTAAAGGCTAATCCAAATACCAAACTCATCTATACTGTGCCAAATTTCCAAAATCCAACTGGACGGACAATGACTGAAGAACGACGAAAGCAGTTAGCTGAATTAGCAGAAAAATATGATGTATATGTACTAGAAGATAATCCATATGGTGAAATTCGTTTTGCTGGCCAACATGTACCAGCAGTTAAGTCATTTGATAAATCGGGTCATGTCCTTTACATGAGTACATTTTCAAAGACATTAGCACCAGGATTTCGTTTAGGATGGTTGGTTGCTGATGAAGATGTGGTTAATAAATTAACGGTCCTTAAGCAATCAGCTGACCTCCATACAGATAATTTAGCTCAATTCGCGGTTGCCCAATTCTTTGCTGACAACGATGTGGATGCCCACGTTAAAGAAATTAGTGATTTATATGGCAAACGTAAAGATTTAATGCTTGAGGGAATTAAAAAGTACTTCCCAGAAGGAGTTAAATATACGAATCCTGAAGGCGGTATGTTCTTATGGGTAGAAGTTCCTGGCGTTGACGATACAGTAGAGTTATTTAAGGAATGCCTTGAACATGATGTAGCCTTTGTTCCAGGCGATCCGTTCTTTGCTGGTGAAGCTCAACCTGGTGCTTTCCGCTTGAACTATTCAAATATGAAAGAAGACCAGATTGAAGTTGGTTTAAAACGTTTAGGAGCGGCCTTAACAGCTGCAGTTAATAAGTAA
- the rplA gene encoding 50S ribosomal protein L1, with translation MAKKRGKKYQDALKKVDSKKEYAVKDAVQLVKDIAYANFDSTIEVAFNLNVDTKQADQQLRGAVVLPNGTGKDQTVIVFANGENAKAAQEAGADFVGDDDLVEKIQDGWLDFDVAIATPDMMPKVGRLGRVLGPKGLMPNPKTGTVTMDVAKAVSDAKAGQVTYRTDRDGNVAVPFGKVSFDTDKLVENLATLEDIVAKARPASVRGTYIKHASISSTFGPSVTLDLTTF, from the coding sequence ATGGCTAAAAAACGTGGTAAGAAGTACCAAGACGCGCTCAAGAAAGTTGACAGCAAGAAAGAATACGCTGTTAAAGACGCTGTCCAATTAGTAAAAGATATTGCCTACGCTAACTTCGACTCTACTATCGAAGTAGCATTTAACTTAAACGTTGACACAAAGCAAGCTGACCAACAATTACGTGGTGCCGTTGTTTTACCAAATGGTACTGGTAAGGATCAAACAGTTATTGTTTTCGCTAATGGTGAAAATGCTAAGGCTGCTCAAGAAGCTGGTGCTGACTTTGTTGGCGACGATGATTTAGTAGAAAAGATTCAAGACGGTTGGCTTGACTTTGATGTTGCAATTGCAACACCAGACATGATGCCTAAAGTAGGTCGTTTAGGACGTGTCCTCGGACCTAAGGGCTTAATGCCAAACCCTAAGACTGGTACTGTTACGATGGACGTAGCCAAGGCTGTTTCTGATGCCAAGGCTGGTCAAGTAACTTACCGGACTGACCGTGATGGTAACGTTGCTGTACCATTCGGTAAGGTTTCATTTGATACTGACAAGTTAGTTGAAAACTTGGCTACTTTAGAAGATATTGTGGCTAAGGCTCGTCCAGCTTCAGTACGTGGAACATACATCAAGCACGCTTCCATTTCTTCAACATTTGGACCAAGTGTTACGCTTGATTTAACCACATTTTAA
- the rplK gene encoding 50S ribosomal protein L11 — MAKKVANIVKLQIPAGAATPAPPVGPALGQAGINIMGFTKEFNARTADQKGMLIPVVITVYEDRSFDFITKTPPAAVLLKKAAGVEHGSGEPNTNKVASVTKDQVKEIAETKMQDLNAADVEAAMRMIEGTARSMGFTVED, encoded by the coding sequence GTGGCAAAGAAAGTAGCTAACATTGTCAAGTTGCAAATTCCTGCCGGTGCCGCTACACCAGCTCCACCAGTAGGTCCTGCACTTGGACAAGCAGGTATTAACATTATGGGCTTCACTAAGGAATTCAACGCACGGACTGCAGACCAAAAGGGTATGTTGATCCCAGTTGTAATTACTGTATATGAGGACCGTTCATTCGACTTCATTACTAAGACGCCACCTGCTGCTGTCTTACTAAAGAAGGCCGCTGGTGTTGAACATGGTTCCGGTGAACCTAACACAAACAAGGTTGCTTCAGTAACGAAGGACCAAGTTAAGGAAATCGCTGAAACTAAGATGCAAGATCTAAACGCAGCTGACGTAGAAGCAGCTATGCGCATGATTGAAGGTACTGCTCGTAGCATGGGCTTCACTGTTGAAGACTAA